The Hymenobacter sp. DG01 genome has a segment encoding these proteins:
- the thiL gene encoding thiamine-phosphate kinase gives MTPLDQVGEFGLIRRIQETVQLRQPSTILGIGDDAAILAPPAGHEVVVSTDLLVEGVHFDLTFCPLKHLGYKAVAVNVSDVAAMNALPTQLVVALSVPGRFTVEAIEELYEGMRLACEAYNVDLVGGDTTASRSGLTIGITALGQVAAGEAVRRGGAGPNDLICVTGDLGGAFLGLQVLEREKQAWQADPETQPELSKYPYVLQRQLRPEARMDVIHELRDLGVTPTSMIDVSDGLASEVLHLCQASGTGARIFSENLPIANPTLEVAEEFNLDPIMCMLNGGEDYELLFTVPLSAHDKLKNHPDITIIGHMVDRSEGANLITKAGQPVPLRAQGFQHFG, from the coding sequence ATGACGCCCCTTGACCAAGTAGGCGAATTTGGCCTGATCCGCCGGATTCAGGAAACCGTGCAGCTGCGCCAACCCAGCACCATCCTCGGCATCGGCGACGATGCGGCTATTCTGGCTCCGCCGGCCGGACACGAAGTAGTCGTCAGCACTGATCTGCTGGTGGAAGGCGTGCACTTCGACCTCACTTTCTGTCCCCTTAAGCACCTGGGCTACAAAGCTGTAGCTGTGAACGTATCGGACGTAGCCGCCATGAATGCGCTACCCACCCAACTGGTGGTAGCCCTGAGCGTGCCTGGCCGCTTCACGGTAGAAGCCATTGAGGAGCTGTACGAGGGCATGCGCCTGGCCTGCGAGGCCTACAACGTGGACCTGGTAGGCGGCGACACCACCGCCAGCCGCTCGGGCCTGACCATCGGCATTACGGCCCTGGGGCAGGTAGCAGCCGGGGAAGCCGTGCGCCGCGGCGGGGCTGGCCCCAACGACCTCATCTGCGTAACCGGCGACCTGGGCGGCGCATTTTTGGGCCTGCAGGTGCTGGAACGCGAAAAGCAAGCCTGGCAAGCCGACCCTGAAACCCAGCCCGAGCTGAGCAAATACCCCTACGTGCTCCAGCGCCAGCTGCGCCCCGAGGCCCGTATGGACGTAATCCACGAGTTGCGCGACCTGGGCGTAACGCCCACCAGCATGATTGACGTGTCGGACGGGCTGGCCTCCGAGGTGCTCCACCTGTGTCAGGCCAGCGGCACCGGAGCCCGCATCTTCTCCGAAAACCTGCCCATTGCCAACCCTACCCTGGAAGTAGCCGAGGAGTTCAACCTCGACCCCATTATGTGCATGCTTAACGGCGGCGAGGACTACGAACTGCTCTTCACCGTCCCGCTCTCCGCTCACGATAAGCTCAAAAACCACCCCGATATCACCATCATCGGCCACATGGTGGACCGCAGCGAAGGTGCTAACCTCATTACCAAAGCCGGCCAGCCCGTGCCACTGCGCGCTCAGGGCTTCCAGCATTTCGGATAA
- a CDS encoding M3 family oligoendopeptidase: MTYSAPAADLATETQRPPRQYLPESFTVTEWAAIEPYFIELRDRAIHSAAELEQWLLNRSELESVLSEDLAWRYIRMTCDTQDQAQAEAFQYFVSEIEPNVAPYDHALNEKMMASEFLDELDPARYRIFVRSVRQALEIYRAENIPLKTEISTKQQQYAAIAGAMTVTLDGEELTLPRAADRLKSPDRAVREQAWRAIQERRLQDAQPLDVLYTELISLRHQVAQNAGFANFRDYMFAALGRFDYTPQDTFDFHRAIRETVVPLIDNLDLERRQDLALPELRPWDLDVDVSGKAPLRPFETGEELLEKTVTVFDRLDPFLGQCLRTMREMGNLDLESRKGKAPGGYNYPLDETGVPFIFMNATSSLRDVVTMLHEGGHAVHSFLTRRLPLSADKHPPSEVAELASMSMELISMDHWNVFFTDEDELRRAKKTHLESVLETFPWVATIDKFQHWVYENPEHTVEARHQRWTQIFDEFNQRTVSWQGLEHAKPYLWQKQLHLYEVPFYYIEYAMAQLGAIAVWRNFRQDPQAALQGYQRALALGYTAPIGEIYAAAGIRFDFSTEYLRTLADFVRDEMAKL, from the coding sequence ATGACATACTCTGCCCCCGCGGCCGACCTGGCTACCGAAACCCAGCGTCCGCCCCGACAATACCTTCCTGAGTCGTTTACGGTTACGGAATGGGCTGCCATTGAACCGTACTTTATTGAGTTGCGCGACCGGGCCATTCACTCGGCTGCTGAGCTGGAGCAGTGGCTGCTGAATCGTTCGGAGCTGGAATCGGTGCTGAGCGAGGACTTGGCCTGGCGCTACATCCGCATGACCTGCGACACTCAGGACCAGGCCCAGGCCGAAGCGTTTCAGTATTTCGTGAGCGAGATTGAGCCCAACGTGGCTCCCTACGACCACGCCCTGAACGAGAAGATGATGGCCTCGGAGTTTCTGGATGAGCTGGACCCGGCCCGTTACCGCATCTTCGTGCGCTCCGTGCGCCAGGCCCTGGAAATCTACCGGGCCGAGAACATTCCGCTGAAAACCGAAATCAGCACCAAGCAGCAGCAATACGCCGCCATTGCCGGGGCCATGACGGTGACCCTGGATGGCGAAGAGTTAACCCTGCCCCGCGCCGCCGACCGCCTCAAAAGCCCCGACCGCGCGGTGCGCGAGCAGGCTTGGCGGGCTATTCAGGAGCGGCGGCTGCAGGATGCCCAGCCCCTTGATGTCCTGTACACCGAGCTGATCAGCCTGCGCCACCAGGTGGCCCAGAATGCAGGCTTCGCCAACTTCCGCGACTATATGTTCGCGGCTCTGGGGCGCTTCGATTATACCCCGCAGGATACGTTCGACTTTCACCGCGCCATTCGGGAAACCGTGGTGCCCCTGATTGATAATCTGGACCTGGAGCGCCGCCAGGACTTGGCGCTGCCGGAGCTGCGCCCCTGGGACTTGGACGTGGACGTTTCGGGCAAGGCTCCGCTGCGGCCCTTTGAAACCGGCGAGGAGCTGCTGGAGAAAACCGTTACCGTCTTCGACCGCCTCGACCCCTTCCTGGGCCAGTGTCTGCGCACCATGCGCGAAATGGGCAACCTCGATTTGGAGTCGCGAAAGGGCAAAGCTCCCGGCGGCTACAACTACCCCCTCGACGAAACTGGGGTGCCGTTCATCTTTATGAACGCCACCTCTTCCTTGCGCGACGTGGTAACCATGCTGCACGAAGGCGGCCACGCCGTGCACTCCTTCCTGACCCGCCGCCTACCCCTGAGCGCCGACAAACATCCGCCATCAGAGGTAGCGGAGCTGGCTTCCATGAGCATGGAGCTCATCAGCATGGACCACTGGAACGTGTTCTTTACGGATGAGGACGAGCTGCGCCGAGCCAAGAAAACCCACTTGGAATCGGTGCTGGAAACCTTCCCCTGGGTTGCCACTATCGACAAGTTTCAGCACTGGGTGTATGAGAATCCCGAGCACACGGTAGAAGCCCGCCACCAGCGCTGGACCCAGATTTTCGACGAGTTCAACCAGCGCACCGTGAGCTGGCAGGGGCTGGAGCATGCCAAGCCCTACCTCTGGCAGAAGCAGCTGCACCTCTACGAAGTGCCGTTCTACTACATCGAGTATGCTATGGCCCAGCTCGGGGCTATTGCCGTATGGCGCAACTTCCGCCAAGATCCGCAGGCGGCCCTGCAGGGCTACCAGCGTGCCCTGGCTCTGGGATACACCGCGCCCATTGGCGAAATCTACGCCGCCGCCGGCATCCGCTTCGATTTCAGCACGGAGTACCTGCGGACCCTCGCCGATTTTGTGCGCGACGAAATGGCTAAGCTATAG